The Streptomyces cynarae genome contains a region encoding:
- a CDS encoding DUF4132 domain-containing protein yields the protein MLYDTLVAESRRNDSLDDVRSAALDRVRWLVDLLERQRTEPRWDASAALRGSEGEFARIQAIRAATQSEIDGRLATCSDEEGRAAALCLMLASRFDDTGFWRYDVEIGTVVSRVRGWTPEEVAVMLLRVTEFDMGFWSAGSLGMALDAAERLGVDGCRTVAPWLRHAHAKLMSGDAPAHMRGPLVKRLRALLASVDEAHIPEGLIPAYAPWAAPLRDRANTLPTPELADFVRHLAGLSGPRPSQRWRRTCLELADAASARDLMADVLRALAEDDPLCSRGNGAHAGGLYDGYHYHYVVQQKDGDLARGVVWAAALTGGPVAVQHLGALAGRTGGLETGVIEDLKLAGAAINALAETGDPGSLKALWRLRSRIKHRALRKQLDTALVTAAGKQGITAEQLIERSVPDHGLAPDGSLEQELGGHRVRMAIEEAATVRLTFTRPDGGTSRTAPAVVKDGFPDELQELKALAKEVRGTLAGERARVEALMSAGREWPYDEWCRYYRDHPVTGTLVRGLIWEFQGADGEWRAVAPMAEPPGEPERVRLWHPIRASTDDIRAWRERLVAERLRQPFKQAFREIYLLTPAEEETGVYSNRFAAHIVHYRQLYALFKERGWQANFLGRYDGGYDGQARGEFGDGRWRACFHHEPAADDGGGYALEHAATDQVRFERRDGRRWREVPLAEVPPLVFSEAMRDVDLFVGVTSIAADPDWTDRGEDRYAGYWRTATFGALTASAEVRREALDRILPRLKIAGRCSLDGRFLTVHGDLRTYKIHLGSANILMEPDDAYLCIVPSRGKGDAKVFLPFEDERLSLILSKAFLLAADTKITDESILMQIKRGA from the coding sequence ATGCTCTACGACACCTTGGTGGCGGAATCCCGTAGGAACGACTCGCTCGACGACGTGAGGTCCGCCGCGCTTGACCGCGTCCGCTGGCTCGTCGACCTTTTGGAACGTCAGCGGACGGAGCCCCGGTGGGACGCATCCGCGGCGTTGCGGGGCTCGGAGGGGGAATTCGCGCGAATCCAGGCGATACGCGCGGCGACCCAGTCCGAGATCGACGGGCGGCTTGCGACCTGCTCGGACGAGGAGGGCAGGGCCGCGGCCCTGTGCCTCATGCTGGCCTCCCGTTTCGACGACACCGGCTTTTGGCGGTACGACGTCGAGATCGGAACCGTGGTCTCCCGGGTGCGCGGCTGGACGCCGGAGGAGGTCGCGGTGATGCTGCTCCGCGTCACCGAGTTCGACATGGGCTTCTGGTCCGCTGGTTCCCTGGGGATGGCGCTGGACGCCGCCGAGCGGCTCGGCGTCGACGGCTGCCGTACGGTGGCGCCCTGGCTGCGGCATGCTCACGCGAAGCTCATGAGCGGCGATGCTCCCGCGCACATGCGTGGGCCGCTCGTCAAACGCCTCCGTGCGCTGCTCGCGAGCGTGGACGAGGCGCACATTCCCGAGGGGCTGATCCCGGCGTACGCCCCCTGGGCCGCCCCGTTGCGCGACCGTGCGAACACGTTGCCGACGCCGGAGCTGGCCGACTTCGTCCGGCACCTGGCGGGTCTGTCCGGGCCGCGTCCCTCGCAGCGGTGGCGTCGGACATGCCTCGAGCTCGCCGACGCAGCGTCCGCGCGGGACCTCATGGCCGACGTCCTGCGGGCGCTGGCCGAGGACGATCCGCTGTGCAGCAGAGGAAACGGTGCGCACGCCGGCGGGTTGTACGACGGTTACCACTACCACTACGTCGTCCAACAGAAAGACGGTGACTTGGCGCGCGGCGTCGTCTGGGCGGCCGCGCTGACCGGCGGCCCGGTCGCGGTGCAGCACCTCGGCGCGCTCGCCGGGCGGACCGGCGGTCTCGAAACCGGCGTGATCGAGGATCTCAAGCTCGCGGGTGCGGCGATCAACGCGCTGGCCGAGACCGGCGATCCGGGCTCTCTGAAGGCCCTGTGGCGGCTGCGGTCCCGGATCAAGCACCGGGCACTGCGCAAGCAGCTCGACACCGCGCTGGTGACGGCAGCCGGGAAGCAGGGCATCACGGCGGAGCAGCTCATCGAGCGCAGCGTGCCGGACCACGGCCTGGCGCCGGACGGCTCGCTGGAACAGGAGCTGGGCGGCCACCGGGTACGGATGGCGATCGAGGAAGCGGCGACCGTGCGGCTCACCTTCACACGCCCCGACGGAGGGACGTCCCGCACGGCTCCGGCGGTGGTGAAGGACGGCTTCCCGGACGAGCTCCAGGAGTTGAAGGCCCTGGCCAAGGAGGTGCGGGGGACACTGGCAGGTGAGCGGGCCCGCGTCGAGGCGCTGATGTCGGCCGGACGCGAGTGGCCGTACGACGAGTGGTGCCGCTACTACCGCGACCATCCGGTCACCGGGACTCTCGTCCGCGGCCTGATCTGGGAGTTCCAGGGCGCGGACGGCGAGTGGCGTGCGGTGGCGCCGATGGCCGAGCCTCCCGGCGAGCCCGAGCGCGTCCGCTTGTGGCATCCGATCCGGGCGTCGACGGACGACATCAGGGCGTGGCGGGAGCGGCTGGTCGCCGAGCGGCTGCGACAGCCGTTCAAACAGGCCTTCCGGGAGATCTACCTGCTCACCCCGGCCGAGGAGGAGACCGGCGTCTACTCCAACCGGTTCGCCGCACACATCGTCCACTACCGGCAGCTCTACGCGCTGTTCAAGGAACGCGGCTGGCAGGCCAACTTCCTGGGTCGGTACGACGGCGGCTACGACGGGCAGGCGCGGGGCGAGTTCGGCGACGGCCGGTGGCGGGCCTGCTTCCACCACGAGCCCGCCGCGGACGACGGCGGCGGCTACGCGCTCGAGCACGCCGCGACGGACCAGGTCCGCTTCGAGCGGCGGGACGGCCGGCGCTGGCGGGAGGTTCCGCTGGCGGAGGTGCCCCCGCTGGTGTTCAGCGAGGCGATGCGCGACGTGGACCTCTTTGTCGGTGTGACCTCGATCGCCGCCGATCCCGACTGGACCGACCGGGGCGAGGACCGCTATGCCGGGTACTGGCGGACGGCCACGTTCGGTGCGCTGACGGCGAGTGCGGAGGTCCGCCGTGAGGCGCTGGACCGGATCCTGCCGCGCCTGAAGATCGCCGGCCGGTGCTCGCTCGACGGCCGTTTCCTGACCGTCCACGGCGATCTGCGTACGTACAAGATCCATCTGGGCTCGGCGAACATCCTGATGGAACCGGACGACGCCTACCTGTGCATCGTCCCGTCACGCGGTAAGGGCGACGCCAAGGTGTTCCTGCCGTTCGAGGACGAACGGCTCTCCCTGATCCTCAGCAAGGCGTTCCTGCTCGCCGCCGACACCAAGATCACCGACGAGTCCATCCTCATGCAGATCAAGCGAGGTGCCTGA